In the Podospora bellae-mahoneyi strain CBS 112042 chromosome 4, whole genome shotgun sequence genome, one interval contains:
- a CDS encoding hypothetical protein (EggNog:ENOG503P05Z), protein MSDEAPAQSAETGTTKAVKDKTCTYCHQAFTSSSLGRHLDVFIKENNPKAPDGIHDVEEIRRNRSNITRRRPKASTGTPGAPGVRRRDTSVSVGTPTAASRRSQGSVSVEADSASITPVSQTKGKGTADRKYPFNTPWEATGVINDLGGRDATAYEGGFRQHQRSASRQRMKQQLDARHVLQDAEDTKRAAELALREIMGSWRAAKQQIDMHSMPFDFDPLALDFPALTLQCLEKPPTLFASTQHSTSTSWSITPPGPVQLQALRNYFGEEFRRWKLACTAATTAVNEDLTYPPSLVPVKPDAREAVRKAEKAADKMEQQISDHITATYSVWCSLPEPERAKLWTLELARGLGRKQDEGAKLKQTQSLLRQENNHLKSQIQHLSRLQQPKEFKIVQPTTVYMDEKLVNHMLELGFSAAKDGGGVGFNMADRHADLDTIVARAINRWKDVIVSSRSGAAGLSAQRTLEAASAGVSPTTTGSGQGMRQLQPQRHQSQHSVPNTDARASLHPSPAASNNAANYAPSTASTTKAGSPSTAVGTPSIITAPASVGAGQDSDEEMGGQDVPEISETNTAEEDGDVDADADADVDGDVDADADVDADADADADTDADMDADADP, encoded by the exons ATGTCCGACGAAGCCCCGGCTCAGTCGGCCGAGACCGGTACAACCAAGGcggtcaaggacaagaccTGTACCTATTGCCACCAAGCCTTCACATCGTCTTCGCTCGGTCGCCATCTAGATGTATTCATTAAGGAGAACAACCCCAAGGCCCCCGATGGGATTCACGATGTGGAAGAAATCAGACGGAATCGATCGAATATCACCCGCCGTCGTCCCAAAGCTTCGACCGGAACCCCCGGTGCTCCTGGGGTTAGAAGACGAGACACGTCAGTGTCAGTCGGAACGCCAACGGCTGCGTCGAGAAGGAGTCAGGGGTCTGTTTCGGTAGAGGCTGACTCTGCATCCATCACACCAGTATCACAAACCAAAGGCAAAGGGACTGCTGATAGGAAATATCCGTTCAATACACCATGGGAAGCCACGGGTGTCATCAACGACCTTGGTGGGCGGGATGCCACGGCATACGAGGGTGGGTTCAGGCAACATCAGCGATCAGCCAGTCGCCAGCGTATGAAGCAACAACTGGACGCCAGACATGTATTGCAAGATGCCGAGGATACGAAAAGAGCCGCTGAACTCGCATTGCGGGAAATCATGGGTTCTTGGAGGGCTGCAAA ACAACAAATCGACATGCACTCGATGCCTTTTGACTTTGATCCTCTTGCATTGGACTTTCCGGCACTGACGTTGCAATGTCTCGAGAAACCACCCACGCTATTTGCTTCTACCCAGCACTCGACGTCCACTTCGTGGTCGATAACACCACCCGGCCCAGTTCAGCTGCAAGCCTTGCGAAATTATTTTGGAGAAGAGTTCAGGAGATGGAAGCTGGCTTGCACCGCAGCGACAACGGCGGTGAACGAAGATCTAACATATCCTCCTTCCCTAGTGCCAGTCAAGCCAGATGCTCGAGAAGCAGTGCGCAAGGCTGAAAAGGCAGCCGACAAGATGGAACAGCAAATATCCGATCACATAACAGCGACGTATTCAGTTTGGTGTTCACTTCCAGAGCCTGAGCGTGCCAAGCTGTGGACTCTCGAGCTGGCAAGAGGCTTGGGGCGGAAGCAAGACGAGGGGGCCAAACTCAAGCAGACCCAAAGCCTTCTTAGGCAAGAAAACAATCATCTCAAGTCTCAGATCCAACACTTGAGCCGGCTACAGCAACCTAAAGAGTTCAAGATTGTGCAGCCGACAACAGTGTACATGGATGAGAAGCTGGTCAACCACATGCTGGAGCTCGGTTTCAGCGCAGCGaaggatggcggcggcgtagGCTTCAACATGGCCGATAGGCATGCGGATCTCGACACGATTGTGGCAAGGGCGATTAATCGCTGGAAGGATGTGATCGTGTCGTCTAGGTCCGGGGCGGCCGGTCTCTCAGCGCAGCGCACCTTGGAAGCTGCGAGTGCCGGAGTGTCGCCAACAACTACTGGCTCTGGGCAGGGCATGCGACAGTTGCAGCCTCAGAGGCACCAATCACAACATTCGGTGCCGAATACCGACGCCCGGGCGTCTCTTCACCCTTCTCCGGCAGCAAGCAATAACGCTGCGAATTATGCACCATCGACGGCATCTACCACTAAAGCCGGTTCGCCCTCGACTGCCGTCGGTAcacccagcatcatcacGGCGCCGGCCAGTGTTGGTGCCGGGCAAGATTCGGACGAGGAAATGGGCGGGCAGGACGTGCCGGAAATCTCAGAAACTAACACAGCTGAGGAAGacggtgatgttgatgcggACGCGGATGCTGACGTGGATGGGGACGTGGATGCCGACGCCGatgtcgatgccgatgccgatgccgatgccgataCCGATGCCGATATGGACGCTGACGCTGACCCTTAG
- the KRS1 gene encoding lysyl-tRNA synthetase (COG:J; EggNog:ENOG503NX3M), with the protein MADSAPAPAPPTEEVANLHLDEVTGEKVSKTELKKRQKQRQKEAEKAKKAAAAPPKASSGKPKNAAGQEEADLNPNQYYEIRTRHVNELLKNPETNPYPHKFQVTYDDYKFHDEFKHLKSGEDDKNTEIRIAARIYNKRASGSKLIFYDVRTSADTKSIGTQIQIVCQAQLVAEGAPSFEQQHENIRRGDVIGIIGYAGRTNPKNRLAEGKEGELSIFATEIKLLSPCLHMLPSVRFPFADAEQRARMRYLDMLWNDRSRETLWQRSRMVRYIRDFFHERRFIEVETPMMHAIAGGATALPFITHHNDLDIDMYMRVAPELFLKKMIVGQFGKVFEMGKNFRNEGVDLTHNPEFTSIEFYWAYADMYDLMNITEELVSSLVKHLTGGYVTKFTNQHGEEYTVNWEAPWRRVEMIPALEEATGEKFPPSEELHTDETNAFLQRVCKKMGVECPPPLTNARMIDKLTGEFIEETCVNPTFILEHPQMMSPLAKYHRSKKGLCERFEAFVCKKEIANAYTELNNPFDQRLRFEEQARQKDQGDDEAQLVDESFLNALEYGLPPTGGWGLGIDRLAMFLTNNYSIREVLAFPFLREEKNGPKQPFAAELANVEPMPEEGIPHK; encoded by the exons atggccgacTCAGCTCCTGCCCCTGCGCCCCCCACCGAGGAGGTTGCCAACCTCCATCTCGACGAAGTGACGGGCGAGAAGGTCTCCAAGACGGAGCTCAAGAAGCGTCAGAAGCAGCGCcagaaggaggccgagaaggccaaaaaggctgctgctgctccccccAAGGCGTCGTCCGGCAAGCCCAAGAACGCCGCCGGTCAGGAGGAGGCCGACCTCAATCCCAACCAGTACTATGAGATCCGGACGCGCCACGTCAATGAGC TCCTCAAGAACCCCGAGACGAACCCTTACCCCCACAAGTTCCAGGTCACTTATGACGACTACAAGTTCCACGACGAGTTCAAGCACCTCAAGTCTGGCGAGGACGACAAGAACACCGAGATTCGCATCGCTGCTCGCATCTACAACAAGCGTGCTAGCGGTTCCAAGCTCATCTTCTACG ATGTTCGCACCTCTGCCGATACCAAGAGCATCGGCACCCAGATCCAAATTGTGTGCCAGGCCCAGCTCGTCGCCGAAGGAGCCCCTTCGTTTGAGCAGCAACACGAGAACATCCGCCGTGGTGATGTGATTGGTATCATTGGTTATGCTGGCCGTACCAACCCCAAGAACAGGCTCgccgagggcaaggagggcGAGCTGTCCATCTTTGCGACCGAGATCAAGCTTCTCAGCCCTTGCTTGCACATGCTTCCCAGCGTGCGCTTCCCCTTCGCCGACGCTGAGCAGCGCGCGCGTATGAGATATCTCGATATGCTGTGGAACGACAGGAGCCGTGAGACCCTCTGGCAGCGCAGCCGGATGGTCAGGTATATCCGTGACT TCTTCCATGAGCGTCGCTTCATCGAGGTTGAGACGCCCATGATGCACGCCATTGCTGGCGGTGCTACCGCTCTGCCATTCATCACTCATCACAACGATCTCGATATCGACATGTACATGAGAGTCGCCCCTGAGCTGTTCCTCAAGAAGATGATTGTCGGTCAGTTTGGCAAGGTCTTCGAGATGGGGAAGAACTTCCGCAACGAGGGCGTCGATCTCACACACAACCCCGAGTTCACCTCGATTGAGTTCTACTGGGCGTACGCCGATATGTACGACCTCATGAACATCACCGAGGAGCTTGTTTCCTCTCTCGTCAAGCACCTTACCGGCGGTTACGTCACCAAGTTCACCAACCAGCACGGCGAGGAGTACACGGTCAACTGGGAGGCCCCATGGCGCAGGGTCGAGATGATTCCGGCCCTCGAGGAAGCCACCGGCGAGAAGTTCCCTCCCAGCGAGGAGCTCCACACCGACGAGACGAACGCGTTCCTCCAGCGAGTGTGCAAGAAGATGGGTGTTGAGTGCCCACCACCTCTCACCAACGCTCGCATGATTGACAAGCTCACGGGCGAGTTCATTGAGGAGACCTGCGTCAACCCCACCTTCATCTTGGAGCACCCCCAGATGATGAGCCCTCTTGCCAAGTACCATCGTTCCAAGAAGGGTCTCTGCGAGCGTTTTGAGGCTTTCGTGTgcaagaaggagattgcCAACGCCTACACCGAGTTGAACAACCCCTTCGACCAAAGACTTCGCTTCGAGGAGCAAGCTCGCCAGAAGGACCAGGGTGATGACGAGGC TCAACTTGTTGATGAGTCCTTCTTGAACGCCCTTGAGTATGGTCTTCCCCCAACTGGTGGCTGGGGTCTCGGTATCGACCGTCTTGCCATGTTCTTGACCAACAACTACTCTATTCGCGAGGTGTtggccttccccttcttgcgTGAGGAGAAGAACGGTCCCAAGCAGCCTTTTGCGGCTGAGCTCGCAAATGTCGAGCCCATGCCCGAGGAGGGCATCC CCCACAAATAA